One Oncorhynchus keta strain PuntledgeMale-10-30-2019 chromosome 22, Oket_V2, whole genome shotgun sequence DNA window includes the following coding sequences:
- the si:ch211-245j22.3 gene encoding guanylyl cyclase inhibitory protein, with the protein MGRAASLPCRRGTTYVTELYEWLRTFMNECPSGLITLHEFRRHFCKGTVGNESAEYAEQIFRTLDNNGDGVVDFREYVKAISMLIEGTPVEKLRWSFKLYDKDKDGAISRREMLEIMQAVYKMSVAASLTKPNPLTAEECTNRIFARLDKDNNAIISLEEFIEGALDDEWIREMLECDPNIVKVERPPKGHILLH; encoded by the exons ATGGGACGCGCTGCCTCTCTACCCTGCAGGAGAGGAACCACCTATGTCACAGAGCTCTATGAGTGGTTAAG AACATTTATGAATGAGTGCCCTAGTGGACTGATCACTCTGCATGAGTTCCGGAGACACTTCTGTAAGGGTACTGTGGGCAATGAGTCAGCTGAGTATGCGGAGCAGATATTCCGTACCTTGGATAATAATGGG GATGGGGTTGTTGACTTCCGGGAGTATGTGAAAGCCATCAGTATGCTGATTGAAGGTACCCCAGTGGAGAAACTACGCTGGTCCTTTAAACTCTACGATAAAGACAAAGATGGAGCCATATCACGCAGGGAGATGCTGGAGATCATGCAG GCTGTGTACAAGATGAGCGTGGCAGCCTCACTCACCAAGCCTAACCCGCTTACAGCTGAGGAGTGCACCAACAGGATATTTGCAAGATTGGATAAAGACAACAATG CCATCATAAGCCTGGAGGAGTTCATCGAGGGGGCCCTGGATGATGAGTGGATAAGGGAAATGCTGGAGTGTGACCCCAACATTGTGAAGGTTGAGAGGCCCCCCAAGGGCCACATCTTGCTTCAttaa